A genomic stretch from Anaerosporomusa subterranea includes:
- a CDS encoding DUF169 domain-containing protein has product MSILNREAFRERIIRLNCALDLERKAVGIKFLHTKEDYHFADAKPVTVPINYCVMVRLATQGKALKADGNNLACLAGARALGLKEIDAYHRSGQNGKKLGLYHDMPTAKRARDGMSYCDHQAFGIMVKPLEDYDSEPDVVIIVSHPYNIMRIVQGYSYYSGIQSAFKMTGNQAICSESTAYPYLSNDINVSLLCIGTRHKAGWSDQELAVGFPISLFRKIVDGVMNTVNIMDNNQKKEIIERKLLENEIDDLEIKYDYNYYR; this is encoded by the coding sequence GTGAGTATCTTGAATAGGGAAGCGTTTAGAGAACGCATCATCAGGCTGAACTGCGCTTTGGATTTAGAGAGAAAGGCTGTTGGGATTAAGTTTCTCCATACGAAGGAGGATTATCATTTCGCCGATGCGAAGCCAGTGACGGTTCCGATCAATTATTGCGTCATGGTTCGCTTGGCGACGCAAGGCAAGGCATTGAAAGCGGACGGGAATAATCTTGCTTGTCTGGCCGGAGCCAGGGCCTTGGGGCTAAAAGAGATTGATGCTTACCATAGATCAGGTCAAAACGGAAAAAAACTTGGGCTGTATCACGACATGCCCACCGCGAAGCGGGCTCGAGATGGAATGAGTTACTGTGACCATCAAGCCTTCGGCATCATGGTCAAGCCATTGGAAGATTATGATAGCGAGCCAGATGTTGTGATTATAGTTTCCCACCCCTATAACATCATGAGAATTGTACAGGGATATTCTTATTACAGCGGAATACAGTCGGCGTTTAAAATGACTGGCAACCAAGCGATCTGCTCTGAGTCGACGGCTTATCCCTATTTAAGCAATGATATTAATGTTTCCTTGCTTTGTATTGGTACACGGCATAAAGCCGGATGGAGTGATCAGGAGCTTGCTGTTGGTTTTCCTATTAGCCTCTTCCGTAAAATCGTTGACGGTGTTATGAATACGGTCAATATTATGGATAACAATCAAAAAAAAGAGATCATTGAAAGGAAACTTCTCGAAAACGAAATTGATGATCTCGAAATTAAATATGATTATAATTATTATCGCTAG
- a CDS encoding PLP-dependent aminotransferase family protein translates to MDITKMLSGVRIDPKASAPIYLQIANSLAAKIKECTLPVGTKLLPERELASLLEVSRTTIINAYRLLEERGLVSTRIGSGTYVANLNVTDQQANDMPWEQLFSPHYKSPLSSLLRSLVATPTADETISFAAGMPDPALYDLKIIEKALVDGNHGLDAADFGYIPIEGYPPFRRSLATWQNSQGIHAAPDNILIVSGSQQGLYLIVKAFVEPRDYVIVESPTYLGAIQVLEAAGARVLCLPQSSSLDLGALEDYLIRYRPKLFYTIPTFQNPTGQVMPLHHRQELIRLAARYRLAIVEDDPYSQLYYGQQPPPSLKSLDTYGGVIYLGTFSKILFPGLRTGWVTAAPQVINRLAQEKQYVDLHSNNLSQIILHTCLADHYLADHLSFVRREYKKRRDTLAGAIRQYCSTHLDFELPEGGFYLWCNVRPPASPVELLRRSAAAGVTFVPGEAFYLNNTESHHIRLCFATLGEDRLNEGIRRLAKIFKSGTANATFPSGTAGRPLI, encoded by the coding sequence ATGGATATTACCAAAATGCTAAGTGGTGTTCGGATTGACCCAAAAGCGTCAGCACCCATCTATTTGCAAATCGCTAATAGCTTAGCAGCCAAAATTAAAGAGTGTACACTTCCAGTTGGCACCAAATTACTGCCGGAACGCGAACTCGCCAGCCTGCTTGAGGTAAGTCGCACAACGATAATCAATGCCTATCGGTTATTGGAAGAACGCGGGTTAGTATCAACACGGATCGGTAGCGGAACCTATGTGGCAAATTTGAACGTCACTGATCAGCAAGCCAACGATATGCCATGGGAACAGTTGTTTAGCCCCCACTATAAATCGCCATTATCTTCTTTACTTCGCTCGTTGGTCGCTACCCCAACGGCTGATGAAACGATTTCTTTTGCCGCAGGCATGCCAGACCCAGCCCTTTATGACCTTAAAATTATTGAAAAAGCCCTTGTTGATGGCAACCACGGCTTAGATGCAGCGGACTTCGGCTACATACCGATCGAAGGATATCCACCGTTCAGACGCTCCTTGGCAACCTGGCAAAACTCCCAAGGAATTCACGCCGCCCCTGATAATATTCTTATTGTGTCCGGCTCACAGCAAGGACTCTATCTCATTGTTAAGGCCTTCGTAGAGCCGAGAGATTATGTTATCGTGGAGTCACCTACATATCTTGGAGCCATTCAGGTGCTAGAAGCCGCCGGAGCCCGCGTTTTATGCCTGCCCCAGTCTAGCAGCCTTGATTTAGGAGCGCTTGAGGACTATCTAATACGCTATCGTCCTAAGCTCTTTTATACGATCCCCACCTTCCAAAATCCCACAGGGCAGGTCATGCCTCTTCACCATCGTCAGGAGTTAATCCGCCTTGCCGCTCGCTACCGCCTCGCCATTGTGGAAGATGACCCATATAGTCAGCTATATTACGGACAACAGCCTCCACCTTCGCTCAAGAGTCTTGACACCTATGGCGGAGTAATTTATCTGGGGACATTCTCCAAAATCCTTTTCCCCGGGCTGCGAACCGGCTGGGTAACTGCCGCGCCTCAAGTCATTAATCGATTGGCTCAGGAAAAACAGTATGTTGATCTCCACAGCAATAACCTTTCCCAAATAATTCTTCATACTTGCCTAGCGGATCATTACCTAGCAGATCATCTATCGTTTGTCCGAAGAGAATATAAAAAACGTCGCGATACACTTGCGGGAGCTATCCGGCAATACTGTAGCACCCATTTGGATTTTGAATTGCCAGAAGGCGGCTTCTATCTTTGGTGCAACGTTCGTCCCCCCGCATCTCCAGTTGAACTCCTTCGCCGTTCCGCTGCTGCAGGCGTCACTTTTGTACCTGGCGAAGCATTCTATCTTAACAATACCGAAAGTCACCATATCCGACTCTGCTTTGCGACACTCGGCGAGGATCGCTTAAACGAAGGTATTCGACGACTAGCAAAAATTTTCAAGTCAGGTACTGCTAACGCTACATTTCCCTCAGGAACAGCTGGCCGCCCCCTCATTTAG
- a CDS encoding AzlC family ABC transporter permease has translation MKTKEFFEGIKDTLPIMVGVFPFGLAYGIVAQSIGLTPGETLLMSLLVFAGAAQFISLPMFAEGAGMAMIALTALLINLRHLLMGMSLAPYMNGLSLPQKALLTFGMADETYAVTISRAQAIGYSAAYQLGSNVTGYVTWALSTAGGILLGSRISDPLSWGLDFAMPATFLALLIPRLTDKLNILVCLVAAGVSIIAAVAIPGKWYIIIACLSAAVAGGILEGSENDEN, from the coding sequence ATGAAAACAAAAGAATTCTTCGAAGGAATTAAAGACACCCTTCCCATCATGGTGGGGGTGTTTCCGTTTGGGCTTGCTTATGGCATCGTAGCTCAATCCATCGGACTTACTCCCGGAGAGACGCTATTAATGTCGCTGTTGGTCTTTGCTGGGGCAGCCCAGTTTATCAGCCTACCCATGTTTGCGGAAGGGGCTGGGATGGCAATGATTGCTCTAACCGCTTTGCTGATCAATCTTCGTCATCTGTTAATGGGGATGTCTCTTGCTCCCTATATGAATGGGTTATCATTGCCTCAGAAAGCTCTCCTCACATTTGGTATGGCTGACGAAACCTATGCGGTAACGATTAGCCGTGCACAAGCAATTGGCTATAGTGCCGCCTACCAGCTGGGAAGTAATGTGACTGGCTATGTTACTTGGGCATTGTCAACAGCTGGCGGAATACTTCTCGGTAGCCGCATCAGTGATCCACTCTCGTGGGGGCTTGATTTTGCCATGCCGGCAACCTTTTTGGCCTTATTAATTCCGCGTCTTACTGACAAACTTAACATACTGGTATGTCTGGTTGCAGCCGGGGTTAGCATAATCGCGGCGGTTGCTATCCCTGGAAAGTGGTATATCATTATTGCCTGCTTGAGCGCGGCTGTGGCTGGCGGGATTTTGGAGGGGTCTGAAAATGATGAGAACTGA
- a CDS encoding AzlD domain-containing protein, producing the protein MMRTEVVITIVAMAVATFFTRFTSPAILGGAGISPRLKRFLKHVPTAILTALIAPTLFAPHGYIEFSTGNSYLIAGTIAALLAYFRQPPLVTMGGGMATMLAIRSFGI; encoded by the coding sequence ATGATGAGAACTGAAGTTGTTATCACTATTGTTGCTATGGCTGTTGCTACTTTCTTTACGCGTTTTACTAGCCCTGCGATTTTGGGAGGTGCAGGCATCTCCCCCCGTCTTAAACGATTTTTGAAGCATGTACCAACGGCGATACTTACTGCTCTAATTGCTCCGACACTCTTCGCGCCACACGGTTACATTGAATTTTCAACAGGTAATAGCTATCTTATTGCCGGCACAATAGCAGCGCTTTTGGCCTATTTTCGTCAACCTCCCCTGGTGACCATGGGGGGCGGTATGGCCACCATGCTAGCAATACGCAGCTTTGGGATTTGA
- a CDS encoding epoxyqueuosine reductase, protein MEITKTQIVEYARGLGATLVGITPASRWDEYDEVEDPYRPASIWPETKSVIVLGVPVLLPILESTPSINYVELYDTSNVLLDQIAYRLAVYLTENGHGSIFLPRDAYGDIEILVRKPFAAFSHVFAGKYAGLGTIGYSHVLLNKKYGPRVRYVSVFTNLELEPDLVIKKELCIKCCVCQKLCPSQAFITRDDQIIAKMNKKACAKHHAQLRKEHRYPCGICIKVCPVGEDREIFNSKDIKVYLEEKEAICRNPDDPRYKRWVHLRKHGSNGDRLF, encoded by the coding sequence ATGGAGATTACAAAAACACAGATCGTAGAATATGCACGAGGACTGGGTGCTACCTTGGTAGGGATTACCCCAGCATCGCGTTGGGACGAATATGACGAGGTGGAGGACCCTTATCGTCCGGCATCCATTTGGCCGGAAACCAAATCAGTTATCGTTTTAGGGGTACCTGTTCTGCTGCCGATCTTAGAGTCAACGCCATCAATCAACTATGTGGAACTGTATGATACAAGCAATGTTCTTCTTGACCAGATAGCCTATCGGCTTGCAGTTTATTTAACGGAAAACGGTCATGGGTCCATCTTTCTGCCGCGAGATGCTTACGGTGATATTGAAATTCTAGTACGAAAGCCTTTTGCGGCATTTAGTCATGTTTTTGCAGGAAAGTATGCTGGTCTCGGTACTATTGGCTACAGCCATGTATTGCTTAACAAGAAGTATGGGCCTCGTGTTCGATATGTCTCTGTTTTTACGAATTTAGAGCTGGAACCTGATCTGGTTATAAAAAAAGAATTGTGCATAAAGTGCTGTGTGTGTCAAAAATTGTGTCCCTCCCAGGCATTTATAACACGCGACGATCAAATTATTGCCAAAATGAATAAAAAGGCTTGTGCTAAGCATCATGCCCAATTACGAAAAGAGCACCGCTATCCATGCGGTATCTGTATCAAGGTATGCCCGGTTGGTGAAGATCGTGAAATATTTAATTCCAAAGACATCAAAGTCTATTTGGAAGAAAAGGAGGCTATTTGCCGAAATCCGGATGATCCCCGGTACAAACGATGGGTGCACCTTCGTAAACATGGCTCTAATGGAGACAGACTATTCTAA
- a CDS encoding trans-sulfuration enzyme family protein: MKIETRAIHLGHEIDPGTGAIAPPIYLTTTYERDADGTYPRGHVYSRLSNPNRQSLEKAIAGLEGGTVAATFSSGLAAIMSLFQSLSAGDHVIASQDLYHGTTKILKEIFGPWNLEASFVDTTVESEVAQAVRGNTKLVFLETPSNPTLKITDIKAISGIAHSVGAHCVCDNTWATPILQRPLELGADLVIHSTTKYFGGHSDVLGGAVVGKTDDTFFQRLRLIQQIGGAVPSPFDCWLVSRGLQTLPCRIRNHSENALKIAEFLNQHPRVERVYYPGLPGHPGYKIARQQMSMFGGMLSFQVLGDQKSALAVTGRVKIIARATSLGGVESLIEHRSSIEGPESTTPNNLLRFSVGLENVEDLIADLEQALAL; the protein is encoded by the coding sequence ATGAAAATTGAAACACGAGCCATTCATCTAGGGCACGAGATTGATCCCGGTACAGGAGCCATCGCTCCACCCATTTATCTGACAACTACTTACGAGCGAGATGCTGATGGTACATATCCTCGAGGCCATGTTTACAGCCGGTTAAGCAACCCCAATCGACAAAGCTTGGAGAAAGCCATTGCCGGGCTAGAGGGTGGCACTGTGGCAGCGACCTTTTCTTCCGGACTTGCCGCGATCATGTCGCTGTTTCAGTCATTGTCGGCCGGAGATCATGTTATCGCATCGCAGGACCTCTATCATGGCACCACCAAAATATTAAAAGAAATTTTCGGTCCCTGGAATCTAGAGGCATCTTTCGTGGATACAACAGTGGAGTCAGAAGTCGCTCAAGCTGTCAGGGGAAATACCAAGTTGGTTTTTTTGGAAACACCGTCTAATCCGACTTTGAAGATTACAGATATTAAAGCGATTTCTGGTATTGCTCATTCGGTAGGCGCTCATTGCGTATGCGACAATACTTGGGCTACACCGATATTGCAGCGCCCCCTCGAACTTGGAGCCGATCTTGTCATTCATTCTACTACTAAGTATTTTGGTGGGCATAGTGATGTGCTTGGCGGGGCGGTAGTCGGCAAAACAGATGATACTTTCTTTCAAAGACTGAGGCTCATACAGCAAATTGGTGGGGCAGTGCCATCGCCGTTTGATTGTTGGCTGGTATCGCGAGGTCTACAGACACTACCTTGCAGGATTCGCAACCACTCAGAGAACGCCTTGAAAATTGCTGAATTTCTGAATCAACATCCCCGAGTAGAGCGTGTTTATTATCCAGGATTGCCCGGACATCCCGGTTATAAAATTGCACGGCAACAGATGAGCATGTTCGGAGGGATGCTGTCTTTCCAAGTGCTGGGCGACCAGAAAAGCGCTCTTGCAGTAACCGGTCGAGTGAAAATCATAGCCAGGGCTACCAGTCTTGGTGGAGTAGAAAGCCTAATCGAACATCGATCTTCTATCGAAGGGCCAGAGAGTACTACTCCGAATAATTTGCTGCGTTTTTCCGTAGGTTTGGAAAATGTTGAGGACTTGATTGCTGATCTGGAGCAGGCATTAGCTCTTTGA
- a CDS encoding M20 metallopeptidase family protein: MDFLQQAQVLLPSLIAIRRQLHMFPELSWQEVKTTQTIAEFLHQLGLEVVTWEGETGLVAILQGDQQGATVALRADIDALPIDEKNDICYRSKNTGVMHACGHDAHVACALGAAAILVKQKHLIKGTIKFIFQPAEEIGGGASQMIKRGVLTYPEVGAIFALHSQPELPTGTIGLKSGPVMAANDPLFITITGKGGHGALPQQTRDPIIVAAAIIQALQTIISRQIDPLAAAVISFGTIAGGSASNIIPECVEMTGILRTIDPELRAKLRNRIKEIVEQVAKTWETEATVRFEKGYPAVINPVDLVSFCQKSLQAVIHNNKIVAPMPVMVTEDFSEFQEQVPGALLWLGVGKPAEGATRLLHNPHFDIDESALAYGSAVFAQLAFDYLDQA, encoded by the coding sequence ATGGATTTTTTGCAACAGGCTCAAGTATTGTTGCCTTCGCTTATTGCTATTCGACGTCAATTACACATGTTTCCCGAGCTCAGTTGGCAGGAAGTAAAGACGACGCAAACGATCGCTGAGTTTTTGCATCAGCTTGGACTCGAAGTGGTTACATGGGAAGGGGAAACCGGTTTGGTTGCCATTCTGCAAGGCGATCAACAAGGAGCAACGGTTGCCTTGCGGGCAGATATTGACGCATTGCCTATTGATGAAAAAAATGATATTTGCTATCGATCTAAAAACACTGGAGTCATGCATGCTTGCGGTCATGATGCTCATGTTGCCTGCGCTCTAGGGGCAGCGGCGATCTTGGTTAAGCAAAAGCATTTAATCAAAGGGACCATAAAGTTTATCTTCCAGCCCGCTGAGGAGATTGGCGGCGGTGCAAGCCAAATGATCAAACGGGGAGTGCTCACGTATCCCGAGGTTGGCGCAATTTTCGCATTGCACAGTCAGCCTGAACTGCCGACCGGAACGATTGGATTGAAGTCTGGGCCGGTTATGGCTGCTAATGACCCACTTTTCATAACAATTACCGGCAAGGGAGGACATGGCGCACTGCCTCAGCAGACTCGAGACCCGATCATAGTCGCGGCTGCGATTATTCAGGCATTACAGACGATAATTTCTCGGCAAATAGATCCTCTTGCAGCAGCAGTTATTTCGTTCGGCACTATTGCCGGAGGGTCGGCCTCCAACATCATTCCTGAATGTGTGGAGATGACAGGTATCTTGCGGACTATCGATCCGGAGTTGCGAGCTAAATTACGCAATCGGATAAAAGAGATTGTGGAGCAAGTTGCGAAAACTTGGGAAACTGAAGCAACAGTGCGGTTTGAAAAGGGATACCCGGCAGTCATTAATCCTGTAGATCTGGTGTCCTTCTGCCAGAAATCTCTGCAGGCGGTTATACATAACAACAAGATTGTTGCCCCGATGCCAGTCATGGTGACAGAAGATTTTTCGGAATTTCAAGAACAGGTGCCTGGCGCTTTACTGTGGTTAGGTGTTGGCAAGCCGGCTGAGGGAGCAACTAGATTGTTACATAATCCTCATTTTGATATTGACGAAAGCGCTCTTGCGTATGGGTCTGCCGTTTTTGCACAGCTGGCCTTCGATTACTTAGACCAAGCATGA
- a CDS encoding MetQ/NlpA family ABC transporter substrate-binding protein translates to MTKNYKMITHFLLLTLAFLLLSGCSSNATKPVEQTAIKVGVTAGPHAEIMEVVKKIAEKDGLRIQIIEFSDYMTPNISLNQGEIDANSYQHQPWLDNQIKDRKYELVSIAKTAIFPMGIYSNKVKNINEVRSGTLVAIPNDPTNAGRALALLEKGGLITLKPGVGIKATLTDITSNPKGIKIKELDAAQIPRSLEDVDIAAINTNYAIVAGLVPTKDSLLIEDGNSPFANLLVVRMKDKDKPVFQKLIKAYQSEEVKQYIQEHFKGSAIPAW, encoded by the coding sequence ATGACTAAGAATTATAAAATGATCACACACTTTTTATTGTTGACCCTAGCCTTTCTTTTGTTGTCTGGCTGCAGTAGTAATGCGACTAAACCGGTTGAGCAAACTGCCATCAAGGTAGGGGTTACTGCTGGACCACATGCGGAAATTATGGAAGTAGTCAAGAAAATCGCCGAAAAAGATGGTTTGAGAATCCAGATAATCGAATTTAGTGATTATATGACGCCGAATATTTCCTTAAATCAAGGGGAAATTGATGCAAATAGCTACCAACATCAACCATGGCTAGATAATCAAATTAAAGACCGCAAATACGAATTGGTCTCCATAGCTAAAACCGCTATTTTTCCAATGGGAATTTATTCGAATAAGGTTAAGAATATTAACGAGGTCCGGTCAGGAACTCTTGTCGCTATTCCTAACGATCCTACTAATGCCGGGAGAGCACTCGCGCTTCTGGAAAAGGGCGGTCTCATTACATTGAAACCAGGAGTCGGTATTAAAGCAACGCTGACTGACATAACTAGCAACCCAAAGGGAATTAAAATTAAAGAACTGGATGCCGCTCAAATTCCACGATCTTTAGAGGATGTCGATATTGCTGCCATCAATACCAACTATGCGATAGTGGCCGGATTGGTGCCAACAAAGGATTCTCTTCTTATTGAAGACGGTAATTCTCCCTTTGCCAATCTGCTAGTTGTCCGTATGAAGGATAAAGATAAACCGGTCTTTCAAAAGCTAATTAAAGCTTATCAGTCGGAGGAAGTAAAACAATACATACAGGAGCATTTCAAAGGATCGGCTATCCCAGCCTGGTAA